In one window of Helianthus annuus cultivar XRQ/B chromosome 17, HanXRQr2.0-SUNRISE, whole genome shotgun sequence DNA:
- the LOC110924456 gene encoding uncharacterized protein LOC110924456, with product MDAVDWWDTYDSSRYLYVYLLHSKDEAFEAFKIYKAEVEKQKEKRIKILRSDRGGEYFNRKFDAFCEEEGIIHERTAPYTPQQNGLAERKNRTLVEMANCIVVESRDVEFFENKFSRDDENLNGTTTSSTSEKRVQPSPIVEEPRKSTRGTQKKVTREVIFAINLDDDPKTFSEAMSSRDAPLWKEEVNDEMDSIMGNGTWELPDLPKGKKSIGS from the exons ATGGATGCAGTTGATTGGTGGGATACATATGACTCGAGCCGATACTTATATGTTTATTTGTTGCATTCAAAAGACGAAGCTTTTGAGGCATTCAAAATATATAAGGCTGAGGTTGAAAAACAAAAGGAGAAACGCATTAAAATTCTTCGCTCAGACAGAGGCGGAGAATACTTTAACCGAAAGTTTGATGCATTCTGCGAAGAAGAAGGCATCATACATGAGAGAACTGCACCTTATACTCCCCAACAAAATGGTTTGGCTGAGAGAAAGAACCGAACCTTGGTAGAAATGGCTAACT GTATAGTTGTAGAATCCAGAGATGTGGAATTCTTTGAGAACAAGTTTTctagagatgatgaaaacttaaATGGCACTACAACTTCTAGTACTTCTGAAAAAAGGGTTCAACCCTCACCAATAGTTGAAGAACCAAGGAAAAGTACTAGA GGAACTCAAAAGAAAGTGACGAGAGAGGTCATTTTCGCTATAAATTTGGATGATGATCCTAAAACTTTCAGCGAAGCAATGTCATCGAGAGATGCTCCTTTGTGGAAGGAGGAAGTCAATGATGAAATGGATTCCATTATGGGAAATGGAACTTGGGAGTTACCTGATCTACCCAAGGGAAAGAAATCTATTGGATCATAA